A region of the Thermodesulfobacteriota bacterium genome:
CCTTTGAAGACTTGGTGGCAGAGAAAAAAAGGTTAATCATGGGTAAGCATATGGCCGGGGATATAGACAACCTGGCGCATCTTATGAAAAGGATTTCCAGTAAGCACAGGCACGGATACGATATCACCCTTTATGGTCTCAGAAGGGCGCTGGTAGAGGTAATGGCGCATTTCCCGGTTTATCGTACATATATCAGTGAGGACCATTTTAGCGAAAAGGATAGAGCTTACATAAAAGAAGCGGTGAAAAAGGCTCTTGCCGCCAACCCAGTGCTTTACAACGAGCTTGATTTTATAGAGCAGTTTCTGCTGGTCAAGCCGGGAGAGTACTTAAGCGAAGATGAAAAAAAGGAATGTTTAGATTTTATCTCTCGGTTCCAGCAGTTTACCGGTCCTCTAATGGCAAAGGGCTTTGAGGACACTACCCTTTATGTATATAACCGGCTTATCTCTTTGAACGAGGTTGGCGGGGATCCCAAGAAATTCGGGATTTCGTCGGATGAGTTTCACCGTTTTAATTTGAAGAGGGCTAAGGGTTGGCCATACACCATGAACGCTTTGTCAACTCATGACACCAAAAGAGGTGAGGATGTAAGGGCGAGGATAAACGTTCTTTCGGAAATGCCCGAGGAATGGAAAGCAAAAATTAAGAAATGGAGCAAGCTAAACGAGAAGAAAAAGAGGATGATAAATGGAAAGAGCGTGCCGGACAGGAATGACGAATACTTTCTCTACCAAACCCTGATAGGGGCATTTCCATTCTACGAGGCGGCTTCTTCCCAATCTTCCCTCATAACCGGCTGGATAGAGGGCAACGGGAAATATCACGATTTTGTAGAAAGAATAAAGCAGTATACGGTAAAGGCTATTAGGGAAGCCAAGGTTTACACGGCATGGCTCAAGCCGGATACCGATTATGAAGAGGCATTTATTTCATTTGTCCATGAGATTCTCAACCCGTCAGAAAGGAATGAATTCCTCAAGGATTTTCTGGCATTTCAAAATAAAGTGGCCTATTACGGGATATTTAATTCTCTATCCCAGACCCTCATCAAGATAACCTCCCCCGGTGTTCCGGATTTCTATCAGGGGACCGAGCTATGGGATTTGAATTTGGTAGACCCGGATAATCGCCGCCCGGTTGATTTCGAGAAGAGAAAGAGGTTTCTTCGGGAAATAAAAGAGCTTGGGGAAGGAAATATACTTGAGCTCATCGGCGAACTTATCTCAAGAAAAGAGGATGGAAGGATAAAGCTATTTCTAATCTATAAGTCGCTTGAAGCAAGAAACCGTAGAATAGAACTATTTGAGAACGGTGAGTATTTGCCGTTGCCGGTCGAGGGCAGGTATAACCACCACGTCATTGCCTATGCCCGAAGGGATAAAAATGGCTCTGCGATAACAGTAGCACCGAGATTTATAACTTACCTGGCAAAAGAGAAGGAATATCCTTTTGGCATTAATGTTTGGAAAGATACTAGGATTGTAATACCGGAAGGCTTGGGTCAGTCGTGGAAAGATCGCTTTACCGAAAAGATAATAAGGGTGGAAAGTGAGGTTGCTGTCGGTGAAATCCTTAAGCACTTTCCGGTGGCGTTGTTATTAAGCGAGTAGGATGGAAGTAGATTATTTAACCACCAAGGCAAAACGGCACGAAGAAAGAATGTTTACGTGTTAGACGGTTTGTGGGTCTATGGTTAAAAAACAAACTCGTGAACACATTACAGATAAACTCGCTAACAACTTCCTTGGTGTCTTTGTGGTTCAATATTTTAAGGAGGAAAAATGAATAAACGCGGAAGCGGGATACTTCTTCACATTACCTCTTTACCGTCTCCTTTTGGCATAGGAGACCTGGGACCGGATGCATATAGATTTGTGGATTTTCTTTCCGAAGCCAGGCAGAGCTACTGGCAGATACTCCCGTTAACCCCGACACTCACCGTTTTCGGGAATTCTCCCTACAGCAGTTCTTCCGCCTTTGCCGGAAACCCGCTCCTTATAAGTCCTCAAGTTTTATCGGAATGGGGATTACTATCCAGTTCGGATATTGAAACCGCTCCGTCCTCTGCTAATGGGAGGGTTGATTATGAGGTTGTGACCAAGTACAAATCCAGGCTATTTACCCTGGCCTACGAGAATTTCAGCAGAAAAGGCGAGCTATCTGAGTTCGAGAGATTTTGCCAGGAGAATTCTTTCTGGCTGGAGGATTACGCTCTATTCGTTGTCTTGAAAGGGCAATTTAAAAGTTCCTGGAATAATTGGTCAGAGGATATTAGGGATAGAAAACCCGGTGTGGTTAGAGAGTTGAATGACAAATTTAAGCACAGGATTGGGATGGAGAAATTTCTACAGTATATCTTCTATAAGCAGTGGTTTTACCTCAAAAGCTATAGCAATAACAAGGGAATCCACATCATAGGGGATATTCCGATATACGTTAGTTTTGATAGTGCCGAGGTGTGGGCTAACCCGGAGATATTTAAATTGGATGAGAAAAAGAAGCCCACATTTGTGGCCGGGGTTCCACCGGATTATTTCAGCAAGAGCGGACAGCGTTGGGGGAATCCGGTGTACCGATGGGATGTCCTTAAGGATCAAGGATACTCATGGTGGATTAAACGGATGGAACACAGCTTAACGCTCTTTGACGCTGTCCGGCTCGACCACTTCAGAGGGTTCGTTGCCTATTGGGAGGTCCCGGCAAAGGAAAAAACTGCTATAAACGGAAAATGGGTGGAGGCGCCGGCCGTAGACTTCTTTGATATATTGACCAGGCATTTTACCCGCCTCCCTATTATTGCCGAGGACCTGGGATACATAACCCCTGATGTGAAGGAAGTTATGGACCGTTATGGATTTCCGGGGATGAAACTCCTTATTTTTGCGTTTGGTGACGATTTCCCCAAGGGTTCCTATCTTCCCCACAACCATGAAAAGAGGAACGTGGTTTATACCGGGACTCATGACAACAACACGATTAAAGGATGGTTCAGGACTGAGGCTACCCCGGAGGATAAAGCGCGCTTTTTTAGGTACATAGGAAGGGAGATAGATGAAGAGGAAATACACTGGGAATTCATCAGGTTGGCTATGATGTCCGTAGCCGATTATTGCATAATTCCGATGCAGGACCTGCTCGGTCTTGGCCAGGAGGCCAGAATGAACCTCCCGGCAACCTCCAAGGGGAACTGGGGGTGGAGGCTTCAGCCTGGCCAGTTAACGGCGGATGTAGAAGGGAAGTTGAAAGAAATGACCGAGACCTATGGGAGGGGGTAAGGGTTTATCAACTTTGTTCTTTGCTTTAAGTGCTTTTTACGTGTATGATTTAACCGTTCAATCTCGAAAGTGGTTATGGGGCTGAGAAATAGGGGCTGAGATTACTTTGGGGACTGTTCAGGCGATTTTAAGCTGATTAAGATCGAACGATAACAAACAAAAAGGAGATATAAGCATGCATGGCAGTAAACTTTATGTAGGAAATCTTAGTTATTCGGTAACAAAGGAGCAGTTAAAAGAATTGTTTTCCAATTACGGTTCGGTTAGCGAAATAAAGATAATCGAAGGAAAGGGTTTTGGATTCGTGGAGATGTCCAGCCAGTCAGAGGCGGAAAAGGCTAAGGAAGCATTGGACGGTTCAATTTTGCAGGGCCGGAACCTGAAAGTTAACGAAGCCCGTCCTCAGTTAAGCGGTGGAGGAAAGAGGAACTTCCGAAGATAGGTTTATGTAACGATAATCCCTCGGATAATAAGGCAT
Encoded here:
- the treY gene encoding malto-oligosyltrehalose synthase produces the protein MSTLKIPAATYRLQFNPSFGFKQGNRVVEYLSELGISYIYASPIFKPKKGSDHGYDVVDQNEFNPELGTPENLEELLTNCQNHGIGWLQDIVPNHMAYDGENRVLMDVLENGQSSKYFDFFDIEWNHPYETLKGKVIAPFLGRLYGESLEDGEITLKYDRDGFTVNYYDLKFPLKIESYISVVSYRLGNLKKRVGDDSPDFINFLGILYSLKNLPASREDVNDRYDQIMFVKRMLWELYNRNEEIKSFIDENIKIFNGEVGNPESFNLFHTLLSEQNFRLCFWKVATEEINYRRFFNINQLISLRIEDMGVFNQTHSLIFRMAREGKFNGVRIDHIDGLYDPTGYLQRLKENIGDVYTVVEKILHPEEELPEFWPVEGTTGYDFLNYVNGIFCDGNNENAFTRLYTEFTGLTNPFEDLVAEKKRLIMGKHMAGDIDNLAHLMKRISSKHRHGYDITLYGLRRALVEVMAHFPVYRTYISEDHFSEKDRAYIKEAVKKALAANPVLYNELDFIEQFLLVKPGEYLSEDEKKECLDFISRFQQFTGPLMAKGFEDTTLYVYNRLISLNEVGGDPKKFGISSDEFHRFNLKRAKGWPYTMNALSTHDTKRGEDVRARINVLSEMPEEWKAKIKKWSKLNEKKKRMINGKSVPDRNDEYFLYQTLIGAFPFYEAASSQSSLITGWIEGNGKYHDFVERIKQYTVKAIREAKVYTAWLKPDTDYEEAFISFVHEILNPSERNEFLKDFLAFQNKVAYYGIFNSLSQTLIKITSPGVPDFYQGTELWDLNLVDPDNRRPVDFEKRKRFLREIKELGEGNILELIGELISRKEDGRIKLFLIYKSLEARNRRIELFENGEYLPLPVEGRYNHHVIAYARRDKNGSAITVAPRFITYLAKEKEYPFGINVWKDTRIVIPEGLGQSWKDRFTEKIIRVESEVAVGEILKHFPVALLLSE
- the malQ gene encoding 4-alpha-glucanotransferase — encoded protein: MNKRGSGILLHITSLPSPFGIGDLGPDAYRFVDFLSEARQSYWQILPLTPTLTVFGNSPYSSSSAFAGNPLLISPQVLSEWGLLSSSDIETAPSSANGRVDYEVVTKYKSRLFTLAYENFSRKGELSEFERFCQENSFWLEDYALFVVLKGQFKSSWNNWSEDIRDRKPGVVRELNDKFKHRIGMEKFLQYIFYKQWFYLKSYSNNKGIHIIGDIPIYVSFDSAEVWANPEIFKLDEKKKPTFVAGVPPDYFSKSGQRWGNPVYRWDVLKDQGYSWWIKRMEHSLTLFDAVRLDHFRGFVAYWEVPAKEKTAINGKWVEAPAVDFFDILTRHFTRLPIIAEDLGYITPDVKEVMDRYGFPGMKLLIFAFGDDFPKGSYLPHNHEKRNVVYTGTHDNNTIKGWFRTEATPEDKARFFRYIGREIDEEEIHWEFIRLAMMSVADYCIIPMQDLLGLGQEARMNLPATSKGNWGWRLQPGQLTADVEGKLKEMTETYGRG
- a CDS encoding RNA-binding protein, with the translated sequence MHGSKLYVGNLSYSVTKEQLKELFSNYGSVSEIKIIEGKGFGFVEMSSQSEAEKAKEALDGSILQGRNLKVNEARPQLSGGGKRNFRR